In the Pedobacter cryoconitis genome, AGATAATACATGAGCACAATAAAAATAGCAATCGCAGATGATTATGCCATATTCAGGGATGGTCTAAAAGTAGGTTTAAATCAGGATAAGGCTATGGAGGTAGTTCTGGAAGCCGGAAATGGTACTGAGCTGCTTGATGGGTTAGCGCAGCAGAAGGTAGATGTCATTTTGATGGATTTAAGGATGCCGGGGATGGATGGTATGGAAGCTACTAAACAAATCAAAAAACACTATGAGCATATCAGGATCATTGCGGTCACCTTACATGATGAGGATAGTTTTGTAATCCATCTGATGGAGATTGGTGCACATGCTTATTTATTAAAGGATGCTAATCCTGTCGAAATCAGGGAGGCAATTTATGCGGTACATTTAAATGGTTATTATTTTAATGACCTGGTGAACAAGGCATTGTTGAAAAAGATCATTACCAAGGGGAATTTCAAACCAACCTTTAAGCATAAGATTGAATTATCGGAGCGCGAACTGGAAGTCCTGCAATTAATTTGTGATGAGAAGACGGCTATCGAGATTGGTACGGAAATCTTTTTAAGTCCTCGGTCTGTAGAGGGGATCAAACAACGCCTGATTGATAAGATTGGTGTCCGCAATACTGCAGGCCTGGTTTTGTTTGCTGTAAAAAACGGGCTGATTTAACCCTCCGGCTAAGTAGAATTACTTGTTATTTTCTTTGCGTAGATCTACTATGGCTATTTTCCTGTGATCTTCCGTCCTTTATATTGTGCAATGAAGCTTCAAATTA is a window encoding:
- a CDS encoding response regulator transcription factor, producing the protein MSTIKIAIADDYAIFRDGLKVGLNQDKAMEVVLEAGNGTELLDGLAQQKVDVILMDLRMPGMDGMEATKQIKKHYEHIRIIAVTLHDEDSFVIHLMEIGAHAYLLKDANPVEIREAIYAVHLNGYYFNDLVNKALLKKIITKGNFKPTFKHKIELSERELEVLQLICDEKTAIEIGTEIFLSPRSVEGIKQRLIDKIGVRNTAGLVLFAVKNGLI